In the genome of Conger conger chromosome 8, fConCon1.1, whole genome shotgun sequence, one region contains:
- the LOC133135080 gene encoding SRSF protein kinase 2-like — protein sequence MSENSEKSFSSERPETQQKVPLATPPPPPAPPPAPEAAPPAEREEEILGSDDEEQEDPADYCKGGYHPVKIGDLFNGRYHVIRKLGWGHFSTVWLCWDIQGKRFVAMKVVKSAQHYTETALDEIKLLRCVRESDPADPNKDMVVQLIDDFKISGGNGTHVCMVFEVLGHHLLKWIIKSNYQGLPLPCVKSIIQQVLQGLEYLHSKCKIIHTDIKPENILMCVDDAFVRRMAVEATEWQKAGAPPPSGSAVSTAPQLKPVGKVSKNQKRKMRKRQKRQAELLEKRLQEIQALEREAELHGPAHSPPPRPGHAQPESDEEEEEEEEEEEEEEEEEERGEGERSEGEACPQRLTNHTCADSQQQQDSEVSSSTETAEHDGNPRTETDPPAGEGGGLGGEGGEVLKEEKTLAEEREERGSSGGEEEEEEEEEEEDGEEGGEEKASAPALGDSSKANGHVVQGAEERADLRAAMLRPLVESEVSTSCALLNGDMPILPNGGRHRGTSPRYPDLPLDPPYPSNPRAPPTSSPAPDRRTPPTFGPAPDRSRTVSSSSTGDTPTGKARAADLLVNPLDPRNADTLRVKIADLGNACWVHKHFTEDIQTRQYRSIEVLIGAGYSTPADIWSTACMAFELATGDYLFEPHSGEDYSRDEDHIAHIIELLGCIPRHFALSGKYSREFFNRRDHIAMIVELLGKVPRKVAFAGRYSREFFTKKGELRHIVKLKPWSLFDVLVEKYGWAVEDASRFSAFLLPMLELVPEKRASAGDCLTHAWLRS from the exons GCCTGAGACGCAGCAGAAGGTCCCGTTGGcaacgccccctccccccccagcccctccccccgccccggaGGCTGCCCCCCCAGCCGAGCGTGAGGAGGAGATCCTGGGCTCTGACGATGAAGAGCAGGAGGACCCCGCCGACTACtgcaaag GAGGGTACCACCCGGTGAAGATCGGGGACCTTTTCAACGGGAGATACCATGTGATCCGAAAGCTGGGGTGGGGCCATTTCTCCACCGTCTGGCTGTGCTGGGACATCCA GGGGAAGCGTTTTGTGGCGATGAAGGTGGTGAAGAGTGCACAGCACTACACAGAGACGGCGCTGGACGAGATCAAACTTCTGCGATGC GTCCGAGAGAGTGACCCAGCTGACCCCAACAAGGACATGGTGGTCCAGCTCATCGACGACTTCAAGATCTCCGGGGGCAACGGCACAC atgtgtgtatggtgtttgAAGTCCTGGGGCACCATCTACTGAAATGGATCATCAAGTCTAATTACCAAGGACTGCCCCTCCCGTGCGTGAAGAGTATTATTCAAcag GTTCTGCAGGGGCTGGAGTACCTGCACAGTAAGTGTAAGATCATCCACACGGACATCAAGCCGGAGAACATCCTCATGTGTGTGGACGACGCGTTCGTGCGCAGGATGGCGGTGGAGGCCACAGAGTGGCAGAAAGCTGGGGCCCCCCCTCCGTCTGGTTCTGCAG TCAGCACAGCACCACAGCTAAAACCG GTGGGGAAGGTGTCTAAGAAtcagaagaggaagatgaggaagaggcAGAAGCGCCAGGCCGAGTTGCTGGAGAAGAGGCTGCAGGAGATCCAGGCTCTGGAGCGGGAGGCGGAGCTACACGGCCCCGCCCacagccccccgccccgcccaggCCACGCCCAGCCTGAGAGcgacgaagaggaggaggaggaggaagaggaggaggaggaggaggaagaggaggaggagagaggagagggggagcggaGCGAAGGAGAGGCATGTCCACAGAGGCTCACAAACCACACGT gtgcagactcgcagcagcagcaggacagTGAGGTCTCCTCCTCCACAGAAACAGCCGAGCATGATGGGAACCCCAGAACAGAGACAGACCCCccagcgggggaggggggagggctggggggggaggggggg GAGGTGCTAAAAGAGGAGAAGACGCTAgccgaggagagagaggagagagggagcagcggaggggaggaggaggaggaggaggaggaggaggaggaggatggagaGGAAGGGGGTGAGGAGAAGGCGAGCGCTCCGGCCCTTGGGGACAGCAGTAAGGCCAATGGGCACGTGGTGCAGGGGGCAGAGGAGCGGGCGGATCTGCGGGCGGCCATGTTGCGCCCCTTGGTGGAGTCGGAGGTCAGCACCTCCTGCGCGCTCCTCAACGGAGACATGCCCATCCTGCCCAACGGGGGGCGCCACCGAGGCACCTCCCCCCGCTACCCTGACCTTCCACTCGACCCGCCGTATCCCAGCAACCCCCGTGCCCCACCCACCTCCAGCCCCGCCCCTGACCGCAGGACTCCGCCCACATTTGGCCCCGCCCCTGACCGCAGCCGCACCGTGTCGTCCTCCAGCACCGgggacacgcccacag gtAAGGCCCGAGCAGCTGACCTCCTGGTGAACCCCCTGGACCCCCGAAACGCCGACACCCTGAGAGTGAAGATCGCAGACCTgggcaatgcatgctgggtg cacaaGCACTTCACGGAGGACATCCAGACCCGGCAGTACCGCTCCATCGAGGTTCTGATCGGGGCGGGGTACAGCACCCCCGCCGACATCTGGAGCACCGCCTGCATG gCCTTTGAGCTGGCTACGGGGGACTACCTCTTTGAGCCACACTCTGGAGAAGATTACTCGCGGGACGAAG ACCACATAGCCCACATCATTGAGCTCCTGGGCTGTATCCCAAGGCACTTTGCACTCTCCGGAAAATATTCCCGGGAATTCTTCAACCGCAGAG ACCACATCGCGATGATCGTGGAGCTGTTGGGGAAGGTGCCGCGTAAAGTGGCCTTCGCAGGGAGGTACAGCCGCGAGTTCTTCACCAAGAAAG gtgagctgaggcACATTGTGAAGCTGAAGCCGTGGTCTCTGTTTGACGTGCTGGTGGAGAAGTACGGCTGGGCTGTGGAGGACGCCAGCCGCTTCAGCGCCTTCCTGCTGCCCATGCTGGAGCTGGTGCCCGAGAAGAGGGCCTCGGCCGGGGACTGCCTCACACACGCCTGGCTGCGCTCATAG